Proteins from a single region of Chloroherpeton thalassium ATCC 35110:
- a CDS encoding efflux RND transporter periplasmic adaptor subunit, with protein MYLFLMVAAGWMTGCGGGETPKVAEDNSAPVPVKTSQVVAETTEEPIIYSATVEAGDRAEIGTKVMGRITGVYVKEGDYVNAGQLLVKISSNDIDAKLGQIEAQIAAATANFENAEKNYNRFEALYAKKAATEKEMDDVRLAYESAKAQKKAAEEMKNEVEELLHYVRITAPFGGVVADKFVDEGDLATPGMPVVVVERASKLKVTASVPESEIGFLSVGMPVKVIMPANSVSKEDLAYDAKISQVVPSADAMSHQFKVKVDMPNVDGSIKPGMFARIAISKTKQKTLLVPKSAVFSRGQLEGIFIVSDNRANLRWIRTGREFGEYVEVLSGLDSGEMIVLEKDAPLRDVQKVKVVNQQNAGGAQ; from the coding sequence TTGTACTTATTTTTAATGGTTGCAGCCGGTTGGATGACTGGTTGTGGTGGAGGCGAAACCCCTAAAGTGGCTGAGGACAACAGCGCGCCTGTGCCAGTTAAAACCTCTCAAGTGGTTGCCGAAACAACCGAAGAGCCAATCATTTATTCGGCCACTGTGGAGGCAGGCGATCGGGCGGAAATCGGCACTAAAGTGATGGGTAGAATTACAGGCGTTTATGTTAAAGAAGGCGATTATGTCAATGCGGGACAATTGTTGGTGAAAATTTCCAGCAACGATATTGATGCAAAATTGGGTCAGATTGAAGCTCAAATAGCCGCAGCAACAGCAAACTTCGAAAACGCGGAAAAAAACTACAATCGTTTTGAAGCGCTTTATGCCAAAAAAGCAGCCACCGAAAAGGAAATGGATGATGTCCGTTTGGCTTATGAGAGCGCAAAAGCTCAGAAAAAAGCAGCGGAAGAGATGAAGAACGAGGTCGAAGAATTGCTTCACTATGTTCGCATTACCGCGCCATTTGGCGGTGTTGTGGCTGACAAGTTTGTTGATGAAGGCGATTTAGCGACACCAGGTATGCCCGTCGTTGTGGTGGAGCGTGCAAGCAAATTGAAAGTAACGGCTTCTGTGCCGGAAAGCGAAATCGGTTTCCTCAGTGTTGGGATGCCAGTAAAGGTCATTATGCCCGCCAATTCAGTTAGCAAAGAGGATCTCGCATACGATGCAAAGATCAGCCAGGTTGTCCCTTCTGCCGATGCGATGAGCCATCAGTTTAAAGTGAAAGTGGATATGCCAAATGTGGATGGTTCTATCAAGCCGGGAATGTTTGCGCGTATTGCGATTTCCAAGACGAAACAAAAAACCCTATTGGTTCCGAAATCAGCGGTTTTTTCACGCGGTCAGCTTGAAGGCATTTTTATTGTCAGTGACAATCGTGCCAACCTTCGCTGGATTCGCACGGGGCGTGAATTTGGTGAATACGTTGAAGTGTTATCCGGTCTGGATTCCGGCGAGATGATCGTTTTGGAGAAAGATGCTCCTTTAAGAGATGTTCAAAAAGTGAAAGTTGTTAATCAGCAAAATGCGGGAGGGGCTCAATGA
- a CDS encoding DUF302 domain-containing protein → MKTLLQRTVALFWIATFALTGCDDDSSSSSKLLDPRDMVIEVESPYDTKTTVDTIVQNIIDLSGWGLAHGAAVSFSDLLNKGWTGTQYDSIYAIEICNPSYSGTILSDPTAKFASVMMPCVISVYQKDDGKTYVSYMNARLMGEVFQDYPIIRDMMGSNIAADQDKMLNFLDLPENDWGSSLPGLNKDEMVLDKQSLYDDIDTTVAKIREAIEADSVNTVNWEFFLKRETDELDETIKTKKPGEFDDLGRVCLIEICNKTYSRQILQAADDRFITTFLPCTIAVYEKEDGTVWIARMNTKRLGQVWGGTIEDVMSQLVTPDVAKFVVGK, encoded by the coding sequence ATGAAAACACTGCTTCAACGTACGGTTGCACTCTTTTGGATTGCCACATTCGCTTTAACCGGCTGCGACGATGATTCATCAAGCTCCTCAAAATTGCTCGACCCACGCGACATGGTTATTGAGGTTGAAAGTCCCTACGACACGAAAACCACCGTCGACACCATCGTTCAAAACATCATTGATTTATCTGGTTGGGGACTGGCGCATGGCGCTGCCGTCAGTTTTAGCGACTTGCTCAACAAAGGCTGGACAGGCACGCAATATGACAGCATTTATGCAATTGAAATTTGCAACCCGTCTTATTCCGGCACGATTCTTTCCGATCCAACGGCAAAGTTTGCCTCAGTGATGATGCCTTGCGTGATTTCGGTTTATCAAAAGGACGATGGAAAAACTTACGTGTCCTACATGAATGCCAGATTAATGGGCGAAGTTTTCCAAGATTATCCGATTATTCGCGATATGATGGGCTCAAACATTGCAGCTGACCAAGACAAAATGCTTAACTTTTTGGATTTGCCTGAAAATGATTGGGGCTCTTCGCTTCCTGGCTTGAATAAAGACGAAATGGTTTTGGACAAACAAAGCCTTTATGACGATATCGATACCACTGTCGCGAAAATTCGCGAAGCCATTGAAGCCGATTCTGTCAACACCGTCAATTGGGAATTCTTCCTTAAGCGCGAAACCGACGAACTTGATGAAACCATCAAAACCAAAAAGCCTGGCGAATTCGACGATCTCGGCAGAGTTTGCTTAATTGAAATTTGCAACAAAACTTATTCTCGCCAAATCCTGCAAGCCGCTGACGACCGCTTCATCACAACATTCTTGCCTTGCACCATCGCCGTTTATGAAAAAGAAGATGGCACGGTTTGGATTGCCAGAATGAACACCAAGCGCTTGGGACAGGTTTGGGGCGGAACAATTGAAGATGTGATGAGCCAGCTTGTCACACCAGATGTTGCCAAATTTGTTGTTGGAAAATAG
- a CDS encoding TolC family protein has product MYQKHVKQKAWLLAFVLVVCCGFSPVYAQDGATRKLTLSEALELAKSKNHQVTIARHQLEKAEAQSLESWSGFLPKVTVSETFVRSNDPVAVFGAKLRQGIFNMGDFSGPGGTSLTNYMDPNLPLLNDPNEINNFNTAIEVQQPLLNLDAIWGKSAAAAAAEGYEFSLKRTEEAIALGVEKAYFGMVLAKQKLVAIEKALEAIQAYANEAKASFEKGLITEADLLAAQVRLSELQDQKMVAENDIRNASDMLRFLLRIEENVTIEPTDDLIVATNLPQVNSDNAPMDRSDIKALESFEHAASRKETMECLGWMPRLNAFGRYDWNGDEVLGSDGENWTIGVSLQWNIFDGLGRLGRVRQASADAQEMRVKYEEAKEQGLVDVRKAFRNLLSAKDRVEIAEKSVSQAEASYKISSQRFAEGLQRPSEMLTSEASLTNSRLRLLKAKYDFRIAASDLRFYSGNYAGAENLEK; this is encoded by the coding sequence TTGTATCAAAAACATGTAAAGCAAAAAGCGTGGTTACTGGCTTTTGTGCTGGTTGTGTGTTGCGGATTTTCGCCGGTTTACGCGCAAGACGGCGCGACACGAAAATTAACGCTCAGCGAGGCGTTGGAACTGGCAAAATCAAAAAACCATCAGGTAACGATTGCTCGTCATCAGCTTGAAAAAGCCGAAGCACAGAGTTTAGAAAGTTGGAGTGGGTTTCTTCCCAAGGTGACGGTTTCTGAAACTTTTGTTCGCTCAAACGATCCTGTAGCCGTATTTGGCGCAAAACTTCGTCAAGGTATTTTTAACATGGGTGATTTTAGCGGTCCAGGAGGAACTTCTCTAACGAACTACATGGATCCGAATCTGCCATTATTGAATGATCCCAATGAAATCAACAATTTCAATACAGCCATTGAAGTTCAACAGCCGCTTTTAAACCTCGATGCTATTTGGGGAAAATCAGCCGCAGCAGCAGCAGCTGAAGGCTACGAGTTTAGCTTGAAGCGCACGGAGGAAGCCATTGCTTTGGGGGTTGAAAAAGCTTACTTCGGGATGGTTTTGGCCAAACAAAAGCTGGTTGCTATTGAAAAAGCCCTTGAAGCGATTCAAGCTTATGCAAATGAAGCAAAAGCCTCTTTTGAGAAAGGCTTAATTACTGAAGCTGATTTGCTTGCTGCGCAGGTGCGTTTGTCGGAATTGCAAGATCAAAAAATGGTGGCTGAAAACGACATTCGCAATGCAAGCGACATGCTTCGCTTTTTATTGCGAATCGAAGAGAACGTCACGATTGAGCCAACGGATGATTTGATCGTTGCAACAAATTTGCCTCAAGTCAATTCGGACAATGCTCCAATGGATCGTTCCGACATTAAAGCGTTGGAATCTTTTGAGCACGCCGCCAGCCGAAAAGAAACCATGGAATGCTTAGGTTGGATGCCAAGGCTTAATGCGTTTGGCCGCTACGATTGGAATGGTGATGAAGTGCTTGGCAGCGACGGCGAGAACTGGACAATTGGGGTTAGCCTGCAATGGAATATTTTTGATGGACTCGGTCGTTTAGGGCGTGTGCGTCAAGCGTCGGCGGATGCTCAAGAAATGCGTGTGAAGTATGAGGAAGCCAAAGAACAAGGGCTCGTGGATGTTCGCAAGGCGTTTCGCAATTTGTTATCGGCGAAAGATCGTGTAGAAATTGCGGAAAAGTCCGTGAGCCAAGCCGAAGCCAGTTATAAAATTTCAAGTCAAAGGTTTGCGGAAGGTCTTCAGCGTCCTTCAGAAATGCTGACAAGTGAAGCCAGCCTTACCAATTCCCGCCTCCGTTTGCTGAAAGCGAAATACGATTTCAGAATAGCCGCAAGCGATCTTCGCTTTTATAGTGGGAACTATGCCGGTGCAGAAAATTTGGAAAAGTAG
- a CDS encoding glycosyltransferase family 4 protein has protein sequence MKCKIGVAYPFGCQNLVKPSNGAEYKVSLLAKFLKEEKFADVRFLSINRCEFKKQDENITYHDAPYPTVGWVKSLDFLIRRILYRKPIELDFSLWAMYKLPSYDSKVIAEFEELAKWADIVLFECVHFAPMGIPILQKHGKKSIVIIHDVVFELFQPKYKWITKIVSKIEIDAVQQADHIISLTEHDAKRFQQLGVKKPMTVLPLPTEKPVIQRDAVKSVQEKYQIDEKSLMFIGGYNHNVHAAEKIMDIIAPKLPEYKFYILGSVCNAKEIVQREAKNVIKVGRVSDDEKHAFYELCTFCLVPVFGVPGGFSTKLVEALSYGMVILTTALGARGVTFEHDKHGVVCDDFESYPERIRSLNDSQKQAYSQAALELSEKYNYKTVYRDYLPIIESLLK, from the coding sequence ATGAAATGTAAAATCGGTGTGGCCTATCCGTTTGGCTGCCAAAATCTCGTGAAGCCCTCAAACGGCGCAGAATATAAAGTCTCGTTGCTAGCAAAATTTCTCAAAGAGGAAAAATTCGCAGATGTTCGTTTTTTGAGCATAAACCGTTGCGAATTTAAAAAGCAGGACGAAAATATCACCTATCACGACGCGCCCTACCCAACCGTCGGCTGGGTCAAATCGCTGGATTTTCTTATTCGTCGCATTTTATATAGAAAGCCCATTGAGCTGGATTTCTCACTTTGGGCGATGTACAAGCTTCCCAGCTACGATTCGAAAGTCATTGCAGAATTTGAGGAGCTGGCCAAATGGGCGGACATTGTTCTGTTCGAGTGCGTGCATTTTGCACCGATGGGCATTCCGATTTTGCAAAAACATGGCAAAAAATCCATCGTGATTATTCACGATGTCGTCTTCGAGCTGTTCCAACCAAAATATAAATGGATTACGAAGATTGTCAGCAAAATTGAAATAGACGCTGTGCAACAGGCCGACCACATCATTTCGCTGACCGAACACGATGCCAAACGATTTCAACAGCTTGGCGTCAAGAAGCCCATGACCGTTCTACCTTTGCCAACTGAAAAACCCGTGATTCAACGCGACGCCGTGAAAAGCGTTCAGGAAAAATATCAAATTGACGAAAAATCCTTGATGTTCATCGGCGGCTATAATCACAATGTGCACGCAGCGGAAAAAATCATGGACATCATCGCGCCAAAATTGCCAGAGTATAAATTCTACATTTTGGGCAGCGTCTGCAACGCGAAGGAAATCGTGCAGCGCGAAGCCAAAAATGTGATTAAAGTTGGGCGCGTTTCAGACGACGAAAAGCACGCATTTTACGAACTCTGCACGTTTTGCTTGGTGCCTGTTTTCGGCGTTCCCGGCGGATTTTCGACCAAGCTTGTCGAGGCGCTTTCCTACGGCATGGTCATCTTGACAACGGCACTGGGCGCACGAGGCGTTACTTTCGAACACGATAAACACGGCGTGGTTTGCGACGATTTTGAATCTTACCCCGAGCGCATTCGCTCGCTTAACGATTCGCAAAAACAAGCGTACTCACAAGCTGCCTTAGAACTTTCCGAAAAGTATAATTACAAAACCGTTTATCGGGACTATTTGCCAATTATCGAGTCGCTTTTGAAATAA